The Terriglobus roseus region TTGGCGACTTCATCCAGCCGCTGCTGCATCCGCTTGGCCTGAATCGTAATGTGGGTATCTCGCTGTTAGGTGCGTTCGTGGCGCGCGAAAGCGTCGTCAGCACGCTGGCCACACTCTATGGTCAGGTAAACGTAGGCGATGCCTTGCGCGCCGAGATTGGCCTTGCCGGGGCTATCGCGCTGCTGGTCTTCTTCGCGCTCGCCATGCAATGCACCGCAACGCTCGCCGTTGTACGTCGCGAGACGAATAGCTGGAAGTGGCCGCTGCTGCAGTTCGCGTACATGACGGTACTGGCCTACGGCGCATCCTTCGCCACCTATCGCATCGCACTCGCTTTGCACCTGTAGATTTCCGCTGCAATGAAGCAGTAAGCTGCAGGGCATGACGCCGCTTCCCCGCCGCACATTTCTCAAAACCTCCGCAGCCGCCGCTGTCGGACTCCCATGGATCGCAAACGAGGCGCAGCACGCAAAGGCCTCATCAGCGACTTCGAAACCGTCGGGAGTCACCATTCATGCGCGAGAGATGGGTGCCACAGGCGACGGCAAGACCAAAGACACACTTGCCCTGCAACAATCCTTGGATCGTTGCTCCCTGCTCGGCGGCGGTGAAGTCATCCTCTCCACAGGCGAGTATCTCAGCGGCGCATTGCAGCTGCATTCCAACACCACCTTACGTATCGAAGAAGGCGCTACACTCACCGGCTCACCGGACATGCAGGACTATCCTCTAGCGCAGGTCCGTTGGGAGGGCAAGTTCATCAAGGGCTACTCGGCCTTCATCAACGCAGTGGATGCATCGAACATTCGCATCACAGGACCGGGCCGCATCATTGGCAGCTCTGCGATTGTTGGTCGGCTGGAAAAAGGTACGCGCATGCGCTTGCCCGCGTTGATTGAGTTCACCAACTGTCGCAACGTCACCGTGGACAACATCTTCACCAAGCAGTTCGGCATGTGGTCGATCCATCCGCTTCTCAGTGACAACGTAACGTTCCGTAACGTCACCATCGAAAGCGGCGCAGACGGCATCGATCCTGACTCGTGCCGCAACATGGTCATCGACAACTGCATCTTCCGCACGGTGGACGATTGCATCGCCATCAAGAGCGGACGCGGCTCGGAAGCCTATCGCATGGCGCGCCCATCCGAGAACATTCACATCTCCAACTGCACCTTTACCGACGCGCGCTGGGCCTGTGTCTCCATCGGCTCTGAAGCGTCCGGCGGCGTGCGCAACGTGGTGGTGGAGCACTGCAAAATCCTCTCCGCATATACGCACGGGGTGTACATCAAAACGCGCAGCGGACGCGGCGCATTCATTGAAGACATCACCTTCCGCGACATCGAAGTTTCTGGCTGTCGCGAAGGCTTCCTTCGCCTCAACAGCCTCGGCAGCGGCCTGCAGGATCAAGACCCCGTTCCCGGTGACGAAGGTCTTCCGCAGCTACGCAATTTGCGCTTCACAGACATCCGCGTAAACGATGTGCCTCAGCTTCTACTTGCGACCGAGATTCACCCCAAGAAGCCACTCGATGGCCTTGTTCTGGCAAACATCTCCGGCACCTGCCGCAAAGGCATGGAAATAGCCAATGCAACGCACGTCGACATTCGCAATGTGACTGTCACCGGCTTTAATGGTCCACTGCTGGCCACTAAGAACGTCACCGGCAAAGGCCTTGCAGGAGCAGTAGAACTGCCCGCATCAGCCCTGCCGAAGGTCCCCGATGAGATTCTTCCACCGGCAACACCGTACATCCTCAAGTAAGTTTGTTATTCTGTATCAGGAACGGGCGAGTAGCTCAGCTGGTTAGAGCGCCTGCCTTACAAGCAGGATGTCGGGGGTTCGAATCCCTCCTTGCCCACCATCATCACCGTTCTCGCAGCAAGCAACCAAAAGGCGATGGGGTTCGCCTTGATGCCCAGCCCACGGGCTGGAGCTGATGACTCCTACGACAGTAGGAGGCCCATTGCCCAAAATTGATTTCCGACAAATCTTTAACGAATCTTTCGGCATGGTGCGTCACCTGCTGCGTTGGATTCCCCTTGCCTGCTACGTTGGCATTGCCGCTGGAACAGCATCCGCTATCTTGCTGGCGTCGCTGACCTACGCAACGAATCTTCGCGAAAGCCATATTTGGCTGATTCTGCTGCTGGCCCCGATGGGCTGGTTGATGGGCCTGATGTATCGCCACTTCGGCAAATCGGTCGAAGGCGGCAACAACCTCATCCTGGAACAGATTCACAATCCCAAAGACGTTATCCCCTTCCGCATGACGCCGTTGATCTTGATCGGCACGTTCCTCACCCATGTCTTTGGTGGCTCTGCAGGCCGCGAAGGAACGGCCGTGCAGACCGGCGCATCCCTTGCCGACCAACTGACGCGTCCGCTGCGTCTATCGCCTCAGAATCGCCGCATCCTGTTGATGACCGGCGTCAGCGCAGGCTTCGGCTCGGTTTTCGGCACACCGCTGGCAGGCGGCGTCTTCGGCATGGAAGTACTCGCCATCGGAGCCATCGGCTACGACGCCATTGCCCCCTGCTTTCTGGCGGCCTTTGTAGGCGACCTGGTCACACGCGCATGGGAACCCGTGATCCCTGGCATTCGCCACACGGTATACACCGTTTCCGAAGTGCCCAGCCTCAACGTGCGCACCATCCTCTACGCGTCGATTGCGGGCGTTCTCTTCGGCCTTGTTGCCATGCTCTTCGCGCGGACAACCCATGCCATCGCCAGCACCATGCGCCGCCTTATCCACCGCACGGAACTGCGTCCCGTCGTTGGTGGACTGCTGGTTACAGTAACCGTCTTCGGCATCGGCTATGCACATACCAGCAAGTATCTGGGACTCGGCATTCCTACAATCGTCGCCGCGTTTCACACACACCTGCCGTTTTACGATTTCGCCGCCAAGCTCGTCTTAACCGCCGTCACGTTGGGTACGGGTTTCAAAGGTGGCGAAGTCACTCCCCTGTTCTTCATCGGCGCCACGATGGGCAATGCTCTGTCCTCGATAATCCCCCTGCCGTCTTCCCTCCTTGCCGGCATGGGCTTCGTCGCGGTCTTCGCAGGCGCCGCAAACACCCCGTTGGCTTCAACGCTTATGGCCATGGAGCTCTTCGGAGCCGAAGCAGGTGCTTACGCCGCGATCGCGTGCATCCTCAGCTATCTCTTCTCTGGTCACAACGGTATTTACCATGCCCAGCGCGTGCAGAGCAGCAAGTACGAGGACGCGCCCGCAGAAGAACTTCCCCTGACTCTCGAAGCCAAACTGCAATCGGAAGAAAGCACCGAAAGATAAGCCACCGTCGCACAAATGAAAAGAAATGCACAGGAAAAGGTTCAGACCGAGTGCGCCAACGGCAATCAAACCTGATACACTCAATCTTGTTGTTGGGCAGTTCGGTCTGGTCCTGAAAAGGAACAAACCTCGAACACCCAGAAACAACAAAGTGTGAACGCACTTTGGGGACGTAGCTCAGTTGGTTAGAGCGCTGCCCTGTCACGGCAGAGGTCGCGGGTTCGAGCCCCGTCGTCCCCGCCACTAAATCCAATAAATGTAATGGCTTAGTGGCAATAGTGACATCGCTTGAAACCTCAGGG contains the following coding sequences:
- a CDS encoding glycoside hydrolase family 28 protein, coding for MTPLPRRTFLKTSAAAAVGLPWIANEAQHAKASSATSKPSGVTIHAREMGATGDGKTKDTLALQQSLDRCSLLGGGEVILSTGEYLSGALQLHSNTTLRIEEGATLTGSPDMQDYPLAQVRWEGKFIKGYSAFINAVDASNIRITGPGRIIGSSAIVGRLEKGTRMRLPALIEFTNCRNVTVDNIFTKQFGMWSIHPLLSDNVTFRNVTIESGADGIDPDSCRNMVIDNCIFRTVDDCIAIKSGRGSEAYRMARPSENIHISNCTFTDARWACVSIGSEASGGVRNVVVEHCKILSAYTHGVYIKTRSGRGAFIEDITFRDIEVSGCREGFLRLNSLGSGLQDQDPVPGDEGLPQLRNLRFTDIRVNDVPQLLLATEIHPKKPLDGLVLANISGTCRKGMEIANATHVDIRNVTVTGFNGPLLATKNVTGKGLAGAVELPASALPKVPDEILPPATPYILK
- a CDS encoding voltage-gated chloride channel family protein, with the protein product MVRHLLRWIPLACYVGIAAGTASAILLASLTYATNLRESHIWLILLLAPMGWLMGLMYRHFGKSVEGGNNLILEQIHNPKDVIPFRMTPLILIGTFLTHVFGGSAGREGTAVQTGASLADQLTRPLRLSPQNRRILLMTGVSAGFGSVFGTPLAGGVFGMEVLAIGAIGYDAIAPCFLAAFVGDLVTRAWEPVIPGIRHTVYTVSEVPSLNVRTILYASIAGVLFGLVAMLFARTTHAIASTMRRLIHRTELRPVVGGLLVTVTVFGIGYAHTSKYLGLGIPTIVAAFHTHLPFYDFAAKLVLTAVTLGTGFKGGEVTPLFFIGATMGNALSSIIPLPSSLLAGMGFVAVFAGAANTPLASTLMAMELFGAEAGAYAAIACILSYLFSGHNGIYHAQRVQSSKYEDAPAEELPLTLEAKLQSEESTER